Within Marinomonas mediterranea MMB-1, the genomic segment ACGCTTTTGCTTCTTCATCAGCGACAGTTGAGTCATTGATATAGCGTACTCTTGCAAGGTAAGGGGCTTCCGTCTCTAGCCATTCAACAATTTCGATACGCTTTAACCCTTGAGCCAAAAACGTAATCTTTTCATCTTGCTTTTCCGCTTTGTGAATCCGCGCTACACAACCAATTTGCTTAAAGTTCGCAACATTTGGAGCGCCGCCATTGGCGGTCTTCTCAGCGTAAATTAGTCCGACTGCGGCTTGAGGGAATTCCGCTATGCGTTCTAATGTTTCTTCCCAAGGCTCTGCATCCACCATAACGGGTTGAACTTGGGCTGGAAAAAAAGGACGGCTAGAAACAGGTAAAATAAACAAGGTATCAGGCAATACATCGTCCGGCAATGCCAGTGCCTTAGGGTCGCTGATTACAACCTCGTCAGAGTTCTCATCAACAATCTCGCCCTCTGGCTGTTCATATACATTGTCATCACTCACAACTACTCACCTTCTACAAACGCTCAACTCTTAGGAAGAGTAATCACCGACTTCACAGAGGAGCAAAATATTAATTGATGAAAAATATGTAGTGGCAAAGACAAAAATTACAACCGTTCTATAGCAATTATCAAAACTGACTTAATAGACAGGAAAATTGCATTCACGCGAAATGCCTATGGTATGATTAAGCGATTGTTATTGAGGGAAAGAACCATGACACGAGACGAAATTGTGACACGTTACTCAGATGTTTACCTTGTCGAACATCCATTCGTACAGCATAAACTCACGAGTTTACGTGATAAAAACACCAGTACTCGAGAGTTTAGAATGCTTGTTGAAGAGCTGGGAACACTCATTGGTTATGAGGCTACTCGTGATCTAGAAACCATTGACATCGCCGTTGAAACTCCTCTAGAGACAGCAATGAGCCCAGTCTTAAAAGGGAAGAAGCTGTGTATTGTAACGATAATGCGGGCGGGGAATGGACTTGCTGAAGGCGTATTGAAACTGTCTCCATCCGCTCGAGTTGGCCATGTTGGCATGTACCGCGACCCGGAAACCAAAAAACCGGTGGAATATTACTTAAAAATGCCTCATTCGGTTGAAGAACGTACGATTATCGTCGTGGATCCCATGCTTGCGACCGGAAATTCAGCCATCGCCGCCATTGATAAAATGAAAGGCATGGGCGCTAAAGACATTCGATTTATTTGCCTATTTGCCGCCCCAGAAGGAATTGAAGCGTTTAAAGAGGCGCATAGTGACGTGCCAATATACGTTGGATCAATTGATCGAGAATTAGATGAAAAGGCCTACATTCGCCCAGGTGTCGGCGATGCGGGCGATAGAATTTACGGAACTCGATGAGTTAACGTCATTCGAAAAACATTAAATGATACCCGAGAGTTAAGGTGACTTAAACGAAAGCAATGTCACCTTAACTCTCGTTATATTTTTTCGTTCTGTTTCGTTCTATTTTTCCATTCAGTTTAAGAATGCCTTAAGCCTAAATTGAAGCGGCTAGTTTTTTAACGCTAAAAAGGCGCCCGCCCCAATCATGATTGACCCAGCTCCACGGTTAAGTCGCTGCTGAGCCCTTTGAGTTTTCATCAAACGACGAGCCTGAGAAGCACTGTATGCGATTAATGATAAGCCCAGCATCAAAGCAATATAGGCCAATACAGACGTAATCGCGACATCCTGTGCACTCAATGCCGTTACGTCCAAAAACGTGGGCAAAAATGCAATATAAAAGAGAACAACCTTCGGGTTCGACGAAGAAATAGCAAAGCCTTGAAGCATCCCTTTAAACATAGGCTCTCGCGATGTAGATGCTTTCTGTTCATTGTCGATACTCTGAGACGAAGAAGTCCACATCTTCCAACCTAGGTAAATAAGGTAAGCCGCTCCAATAAATCGAATCGCTAAAAACACTTCTTCCCACCGTGTCGCAATCGTCGCCAAACCAAAACAGGCCATAATCAAATAAGCAATGTCTCCCAATGCCATACCTGCGGAAAGCGGTATCGCACTTCGAGCACCAAATGCCATACTTCGAGCAATAATAGCAAAGACACCTGGACCGGGTGTTATGCTAAATATAAAAACAGCAATGCTAAACGTAATGGCACTTTCGATACTCATACTTGGCTCTTTTAAACGTTATTCTTCAATACCACAAACAGCCAACACCATGCGCGTTATAAAGCTTTTTGCATCATCATAGGTTTCATCGTCAAGCTGAGGCGCTCGCAATAAAATTTTCACTTGAGCATCAAAATCAGCGTAAGTCTGAGTCATCGCCCAAAGACTAATAAACAAATGTTCAACAGGAACCGACTTCATCAGTCCATCGTCAACCCAGCGCTCAATCGTGAGTCGTTCTTTTTGCAATTCGCCGACGAAATATTCACGTAAATACTCTAGAACGTAAGGCTCTTCACCGATTAACGCCATCGCAAATACCTTCGAAGCATTAACATGGTTTTGAGACTGTTCTATTTTCTCACTGATATAACGAGTCAGGCACACTTTTGGCCCGTCTTCGTATTTAAATTGACTAACCGAGTTAAGCCAAAGTGTTAAAATGCGTCCTAGAACGGCTTCCAACAAGTCTTTTTTTGAACGAAAGTAGTAATGAATGTTTGCTTTTGGAAGTCCTGCTTCATCTGCAATCATCTGAGTTGTAGTTTTAGTAAGCCCCTGGCGTGCAAATACCCTTTCGGCCGCCTCCAAAATAAGCTGTTCATTTTGAGCTCTGATATGGGCTTTGAGCTGATCTTTAGCGCGTTTTTCTTCTGACAAAATAGCCTCTCACTACGTTATTTTATTAATGGGGAAGAAGCGTCCTGCAATGGAAAGAGAATCCGACGTGATTCATTCAAGATTATTTTCCAATTAGTAAGGTAGGTATTTTAACGCCAAAAATAAAAAAGGGGAGCTATTTAGCTCCCCATTCCCCTCACAGCGGTAAAAAAACGTAGGCAATCGCTATTTTTGAACCGCCGTACCACATTGGCAATATCCAGACTATAACGTTACGACCTTAAGCGCAATAAAAATTTTGACCGATCGTTCAATATTTTCTATTTAGTCGCACTTTTACCGCGAACCCCATGTATGATCAACCGGTTTCTACCTTTTCGTTTAGCCTGATAAAGCGATTCGTCTGCTTTTTTTAGCGTCTCAAAGCCTTCATTTTGATCACTTCCTACCGCGAGGCCAAAACTTGCGGTGACGGAAACATACTTTTTACTATCACGATGAATCACTTCTATCTTTTCTTCTTCTATCCAACTACGAATGGATTCCAACTCGTCTTGGGCTTCAGCGACTTTTTTACCCCGATATAATATGGAGAACTCTTCACCGCCATAACGATAGACAGACCCATAGTAACAACCTTCAGCCAATATCTTTGCAACTCGTCTGAGAACTTCATCGCCCATATCATGACCATAGGTATCATTAAATTTCTTAAAATGATCAACATCGACCATGGCGATCGCGTAGTGCTTCGGTAACGCCATAAAGTCTTCATTCAATGCTCTGCGAGAAGCAAGCCCAGTAAGCTCATCCCTATAAGCCATACGATGACTTTCAGAAAGTAAAAACCAAGCCCACAGCCCACCTTGTGTAACAAGAATAAGCAACATTTGATTCATCGTTAGCGGCAGATAATGCATGACAACCAGTGCAACAGAGCTGGCTAAAACGCTTGCCAAAAACCGATCATTAAAGGATAACGCTCGAATCAATATGACCCCAATCGCCGCCACTTCGATCACAACAAGGACAGTGGATTTTAGTGTCTTATCAAGCATTGGAAGAACAAACTGATCCAACTTTTCAAATGAAATCCAACCTTTCACTTCGGCCACATTCCAAAGCACGAGCATGCCAATAAACAACAACCGATTAAAAGAGAATCGGTTTGCAAAACCTTTTTCCTTAACCAAGCTTGTAATAAAAAGTACTAATAGTGCGACCGTAACAAAGCTCGATGCTTCAAGGTTAGGAAAAACTTCGAGCATTAGAGCAGGATAACTCAAAGCAAATACAACAAGGATTAGACGCCCCTTATTGAAACGCCAAGACAGCCCCAAAAGAACAATAAAAACGGCAGCAACCACGACAGGAAAAGTTTGTAGCCATACCGTGGGAATGTTGCTCGCCTGAGTGCTCGCTAAAATACCGATAAGTAAAAATAAGAAAGGAAGAACTAAAGCTTTAATCGCGTCGGGCATGCTTTTCCAACATATTTATTCAATAGATCGAGAACTTCGATGATATACAGCCAATATATTGCCCCGAAAACATTTAATTTTCATTAACATTATCGTAATTCAATTTAGTTTAGAGGTAAGTATGGGGTTACTCATCGATGGTAAATGGCATGATCAGTGGTATGACACTAAAGCAAACAAAGGAAAGTTTGTAAGAAGCGAAGCTCAATTTCGCAATTGGATCACATCAGAAACGCAGAACGAACAAAACGCCCAAAGCAACTTCCCGGCCGAAAAAGGGCGATATCATTTATATGTATCCCTTGCTTGTCCGTGGGCTCATCGAACGCTCATTTTTCGTAAGCTAAAGTCTCTCGAAGACATCATCAGTGTCTCTTGTGTCCACCCAGATATGCTATCAAACGGCTGGGAGTTCAAAGAAGAGCAAGACTTCTTAGACAAAGACGTTACAGCAGGCGATCCACTCTACCAATCCGAATTTGCTCACGATATTTACACACGAGCAGACGCCAACTACAGCGGCAGAGTGACGGTTCCAATACTATGGGATAAAAAGCAGCAAACCATTGTCTCAAACGAGTCTTCTGAAATCATCCGCATGTTCAACGATGCCTTCAATCATATTACGGGGAATACGCTAGATTTCTACCCACAAGAGCGACGGAACGACATCGATGAAATAAACGAAAAAATCTATCATACCGTTAACAACGGAGTGTATAAATCCGGCTTCGCGACTACCCAAGAAGCCTATGAAGAAGCGGTCTTACCATTATTTAAAACATTAGACGACATCGAAGTCATACTGACTCATCAAGACTTTTTGATCAACAATCAAATAACAGAAGCCGACTGGCGGCTTTTTACAACATTGATACGATTTGACGCGGTGTATCACGGGCACTTCAAGTGCAACTTGAAAAGAATAATCGATTACCCAAATATAAGCGCCTATCTACAGCGACTTTATGAGACCAAAGGGATTAAAGAAACCGTCAACCTCACCCACATTAAACGCCACTACTATTACAGCCACGATATGATCAACCCTAGCCGTGTGGTTCCGCTTGGCCCGACTGAAATATTCAAAGACGTTTATTTATAATAATTAGAGACATTTGCACGAAGTCACGAGCAAAGCCAAGACGAGGCAAAAATAGACGAAAAAGCGGAGTTTATGCATTATAAATGAGCATTTTGAGTCTCTTTTTAACATTGTATTGGAGAGCGTAGTCGTCGTGCAAAGGTCTCAATTAATCTTCTACTGAAAACCGAAGCTCTTTCTGACCAAACAGGAAGAGCACTTCAGAAAATTACCTTTAAAATCAGCAAATAAGCACCCACGCATTTGAATACATTTCATACAGTTACAAAGTGATGTACTAGAAAACTATAAAACGGCCGTTTTTTTTGAGATAATAGAAAATCGTCTTGTACAATTTGCGTACTTTCTGATCATTACTTTTAACATACGGTATACTCTGCAGTCCTTATGGAAAGAAAAATTCTTTGGATTATTTCCTTTGCACTTATCTTTGTGCTTTGGTTAAAAATAGATCCGTCTGAAACGCAAGAACCTAAGACTAGTGGCTTTTCGAAAAGCGATACTGGAGTTAGCGATGTTGCAAGCTCAAAAAGCACTCCCGAAAAAAAGTCCACTCAAAAAGAATCAAAAACGACCGATGCTTTAGTTTCTAAAAACGAGTCTGAGAGCAAGGGTTCAGCGACGGAAGCCAAAAGCACTGGAGACGAGGAAAGTGCGCCATCTCCCAAAGAAACGGCCAAACAAGACGATTCACCTCTTCCCGGTAGCAGTGAAGACGAAAAAAACTACTTCGAAACTCACCCAATAGATCCAAACAAACCTGATTTTGCCGCTATCTCTGATGTCAAAACCCGTAAAGAAACCTTTTTCGACTACCTAACACCTTTTGTCAGGGAAAAGAACAACCTCTTACTGGAAGATAGAAGCCGACTAAAAGCCTACCTTGACAATATCAACACACTATCCTCTGATGACTCTGCTTGGATCAATAAGCAGAGAAAACTGCATAGACTGACACCAACAGACAAACTAGAAAAACACCATATTGAAACGCTGTTAATCAAACTAGACATTATTCCAGCGTCTCTTGTTTTAGCTCAAGCTGCCAACGAATCAGCGTGGGGGACATCAAGGTTCGCATTAATGGGAAATAACTATTTTGGACAATGGTGTTTCCGAAAAGGATGTGGATTAGTTCCTAACTCGCGAGCAGATGACGCTGCACATGAAGTCAGAAAATTCATTGACGCACGACAATCCGTATTTGCCTACATCGATAACCTAAACTCTAATGCAGCCTACAAAGAATTAAGAGCGATTCGTGCAGACCTTAGGTCTAGAAGCCTAAACATATCAGGCAAAGCGTTGGCGGCTGGTCTAATACGCTACTCTCAGAGAGGGCAAGCCTATGTAGACGAAATAGAAGGCTTAATTCAATACAATCGATTATGGCGTTTCAATCGAGAAATCGATGGATACGTCAGTACGGCCTTGAACAACTGAGATATTACCAATAGTTATATCACAATAAATCGACATACGATTTTACAATATCACCTCAATAAATCCGTAAGTTTGAGCAACTTGCTCTAGTTTTCCTTATGATCGGGCTGGTAGTAATGCGACCTCATCATTTACAATGACGCGAATTTATTTATTTTGACAAAACGAGGAAGGTTCCATTGACCCGTTTACCTGTTATCGTTGGCTTTGGCGGAATCAATTCAGCTGGACGAACATCATTTCATCAAGCTTATCGTCGCATTGTTTTTGATCTATTACCGAGCGACACCCAGCAGGACGTACTATTAGACCTCGCCACTCTCACCAATATGGCAGAATACAAAAATGGTACTTGGCTCACTCGCGAAGGTGAGCAACTCAATGCAGAAACGCTAATCGAATCGATCGGAGAAGAGCTGCTTGCAAAGACGCTCATTAGACGAATCCACCCAGATTTATTTGATGTAGACAATGTCAGCATTCACAAAGCGACATCGCTTTCCGCTGCCAATACAGATGAAAAGCTTAGTTTCTCCATTAAAGCAAAGTCATTACCAAACAATACACCAGCAAATTGGCAAATTCAGGAAATTGATACCAACTTAGTTCAAGTCACTGTTGACGGCGGACTAGACGCCCTCTTTAAAGACACCAAAGAGTTATCTGTTAAAGCGGCAGGTCAACTCCCAACGGGCTTTGACCCATCGAAACTTTACCAAAGTCGCAACCATCCACGCGGCCTTCAAATGACCGTATACGGCGCATCAGATGCAATCCGTAGCTCAGGTATTGATTGGGAAACGATTCGTGACAACGTGCGCCCCGATCAGGTCGCCGTGTTTGCAGCAAACTCAATTGGCCAAATGGACGACCTTGGCTTTGGTGGCATGCTCAAGTCTGCTTTAATGGGCAAGCGAACCACATCTAAGCATTTACCACTAGGCTATGCGCAGATGCCAGCCGACTTTGTAAACGCTTATATTATGGGGTCAACAGGCACAGTAGGTACTTCTATTGGTGCATGTGCAACGTATTTCTTCAATCTGGAAAAAGCAATTGATGGAATAAAATCCGGTAAATTCCGCGTCGCTATGGTGGGTGGCAGCGATGCGCCAATCACTCCTGAGATCATTGAAGGCTTCCGCACTATGGGAGCGCTCGCTGAAGACACCGCACTGTTAGCACTAGACAAACTAACCAATCAAAAAGAACCTGATCACACTCAAACTTGCCGCCCCTTTGCACAGAACTGCGGATTTACAATTGGCGAGTCAAGTCAGTGGACTCTTATTATGGATGACGAGCTGGCAATTGAACTCGGCGCAGACATCCATGGAGCACTCCCTGCTGTGTTTTCACATGCAGACGGCCACAAGAAGTCAATTTCTGCCCCGGGTATTGGCAACTACCTAACAATGAATAAAGCAATGGCGTACTTAAGATCCTTACTTGGTGAAGCATCTTTAAAAAGTAAAACCTTTATTCAAGCCCACGGTACCAGCACACCGCAAAACCGCGTAACAGAAAGTCACGTGCTTAGTGAAGCTGCAACCA encodes:
- a CDS encoding beta-ketoacyl synthase, coding for MTRLPVIVGFGGINSAGRTSFHQAYRRIVFDLLPSDTQQDVLLDLATLTNMAEYKNGTWLTREGEQLNAETLIESIGEELLAKTLIRRIHPDLFDVDNVSIHKATSLSAANTDEKLSFSIKAKSLPNNTPANWQIQEIDTNLVQVTVDGGLDALFKDTKELSVKAAGQLPTGFDPSKLYQSRNHPRGLQMTVYGASDAIRSSGIDWETIRDNVRPDQVAVFAANSIGQMDDLGFGGMLKSALMGKRTTSKHLPLGYAQMPADFVNAYIMGSTGTVGTSIGACATYFFNLEKAIDGIKSGKFRVAMVGGSDAPITPEIIEGFRTMGALAEDTALLALDKLTNQKEPDHTQTCRPFAQNCGFTIGESSQWTLIMDDELAIELGADIHGALPAVFSHADGHKKSISAPGIGNYLTMNKAMAYLRSLLGEASLKSKTFIQAHGTSTPQNRVTESHVLSEAATSFGATNIPVTAMKAFLGHSQGTAGGDQLHLSLGVWKDGILPGITTSDAIADDVYTEGLHFQLEHQRYGAEYFEAALLNSKGFGGNNSTAVLISPHKALEMLKKRYSQQQFDEYIEKVEKTKQAAEEYNQSAIRGETKPIYRFGHDVLGGDQLEISDSCIRLPGYNMEVDLNIESEYGDLT
- a CDS encoding glutathione S-transferase family protein encodes the protein MGLLIDGKWHDQWYDTKANKGKFVRSEAQFRNWITSETQNEQNAQSNFPAEKGRYHLYVSLACPWAHRTLIFRKLKSLEDIISVSCVHPDMLSNGWEFKEEQDFLDKDVTAGDPLYQSEFAHDIYTRADANYSGRVTVPILWDKKQQTIVSNESSEIIRMFNDAFNHITGNTLDFYPQERRNDIDEINEKIYHTVNNGVYKSGFATTQEAYEEAVLPLFKTLDDIEVILTHQDFLINNQITEADWRLFTTLIRFDAVYHGHFKCNLKRIIDYPNISAYLQRLYETKGIKETVNLTHIKRHYYYSHDMINPSRVVPLGPTEIFKDVYL
- a CDS encoding glucosaminidase domain-containing protein translates to MERKILWIISFALIFVLWLKIDPSETQEPKTSGFSKSDTGVSDVASSKSTPEKKSTQKESKTTDALVSKNESESKGSATEAKSTGDEESAPSPKETAKQDDSPLPGSSEDEKNYFETHPIDPNKPDFAAISDVKTRKETFFDYLTPFVREKNNLLLEDRSRLKAYLDNINTLSSDDSAWINKQRKLHRLTPTDKLEKHHIETLLIKLDIIPASLVLAQAANESAWGTSRFALMGNNYFGQWCFRKGCGLVPNSRADDAAHEVRKFIDARQSVFAYIDNLNSNAAYKELRAIRADLRSRSLNISGKALAAGLIRYSQRGQAYVDEIEGLIQYNRLWRFNREIDGYVSTALNN
- a CDS encoding GGDEF domain-containing protein, coding for MPDAIKALVLPFLFLLIGILASTQASNIPTVWLQTFPVVVAAVFIVLLGLSWRFNKGRLILVVFALSYPALMLEVFPNLEASSFVTVALLVLFITSLVKEKGFANRFSFNRLLFIGMLVLWNVAEVKGWISFEKLDQFVLPMLDKTLKSTVLVVIEVAAIGVILIRALSFNDRFLASVLASSVALVVMHYLPLTMNQMLLILVTQGGLWAWFLLSESHRMAYRDELTGLASRRALNEDFMALPKHYAIAMVDVDHFKKFNDTYGHDMGDEVLRRVAKILAEGCYYGSVYRYGGEEFSILYRGKKVAEAQDELESIRSWIEEEKIEVIHRDSKKYVSVTASFGLAVGSDQNEGFETLKKADESLYQAKRKGRNRLIIHGVRGKSATK
- a CDS encoding TetR/AcrR family transcriptional regulator, yielding MSEEKRAKDQLKAHIRAQNEQLILEAAERVFARQGLTKTTTQMIADEAGLPKANIHYYFRSKKDLLEAVLGRILTLWLNSVSQFKYEDGPKVCLTRYISEKIEQSQNHVNASKVFAMALIGEEPYVLEYLREYFVGELQKERLTIERWVDDGLMKSVPVEHLFISLWAMTQTYADFDAQVKILLRAPQLDDETYDDAKSFITRMVLAVCGIEE
- the upp gene encoding uracil phosphoribosyltransferase, with product MTRDEIVTRYSDVYLVEHPFVQHKLTSLRDKNTSTREFRMLVEELGTLIGYEATRDLETIDIAVETPLETAMSPVLKGKKLCIVTIMRAGNGLAEGVLKLSPSARVGHVGMYRDPETKKPVEYYLKMPHSVEERTIIVVDPMLATGNSAIAAIDKMKGMGAKDIRFICLFAAPEGIEAFKEAHSDVPIYVGSIDRELDEKAYIRPGVGDAGDRIYGTR
- a CDS encoding LysE family translocator, which produces MSIESAITFSIAVFIFSITPGPGVFAIIARSMAFGARSAIPLSAGMALGDIAYLIMACFGLATIATRWEEVFLAIRFIGAAYLIYLGWKMWTSSSQSIDNEQKASTSREPMFKGMLQGFAISSSNPKVVLFYIAFLPTFLDVTALSAQDVAITSVLAYIALMLGLSLIAYSASQARRLMKTQRAQQRLNRGAGSIMIGAGAFLALKN